ACGAATGGTGAATAACGTTACTTCTTTACTATGTTCACGCAGTTCAAGTGTTCCCCCCATTTTTTCTGTATTTCTCATCGCAATAGATAATCCAAGCCCTGTACCTATATTTCCCGTTCTTGACTCATCCCCACGGACAAAGGGCTCAAACATTGTACTTCTCAATTGCTTAGGAATACCTACACCCGTATCAGCAATTTCTATGACAACATCATCGTCAAATGATATTAATTCCAGACGCAAACAGGTTCCTGTTGGATTATGGGTAAGCGCATTAGCAATTAAATTGCGGATCACACTGGATAATAATTCAGAGTCATATACAGCATAAACACGTTCGTTGGGTATATTCAACTCTAGAATAAATTTTTTCTGTTCAATATCACCATAGATATCAGCCACGACTTCACGCAGGAAATCATTCATTTCATTACGTTCAATCTTCACAAGATAATCCGGTGAATCTGTCTTCAACAAGTCTAACATATTATGAATCAGTCTCGTAACTTGAATGGATTTATGATAGATATAACTCAAATAGCGCTGCTGACGTTCGTGATCTTCAACACGACCTTCATATAAGGCTTGAGCAAATCCCTGAATACTTGTAATTGGCGTTTTTAAATCATGTGATAAATCCACAATTAAGCGCTGTTTACTTTCTTCTGCATGCTTCTTTTCAGCAGATGTTTCTTCAATCACACCTGCCATATAGTTAAATGTGTCCCGAATTTGGATGAATTCTTTCTCTGCTTCCAAAGAAATACGCGTACTATAATCGCCTTCAATCATTCGATTTAGACCTTTGGATATTTGGTTGAGGGGTTTATTAATACGCCGTGCTACCCAGTAACTATAGACAAAAATGAGCAATAGCATGAGCCCTATCCATACAAATAAATACAAATAAAACGGGGGCACCGATTCGGAATTAGATTGTACATCTTGTACCGTTATCCCAACATTCTCCCGTGGCATTTTCAGAATTAAATAACGTGATGTCTCATTCTGGTCTAGAACAGCTAAAGAGTAATAATAAAGTTGCTCACTACGATTCTCAAGCTGCGCCAACAACTCACTTTCAGAATATTGATTAAGGTCGTCTTGTTTTATCCCTTGTACCTTGATAACGCGACGTTCCTCATCGAGCTCTTCTAACCAACCGCCGCTCTTCACAAGTCGATTCGTTTCTATTAAATCCTCGGTATCGTTCACATAGAATTTAGCTTCGAATTTCAAATCCGGATCAAGAATCCGGTCTGACTTAACCCTGAAATCTAAATCCACCATCACGATAATGAAAATGCCTGCCATCAATAATAGCAACAAAAAATTGAACCAAAAAAAATCGAAAGTGAGTGAGGTTTGTAACTGTCTTTCCCCTCTATAATTCCATAGGCGCTTCAATTTTGTACCCCAATCCTCTGATTGTTTTTAAGTATACCGGTTGCTTGGGATCTCTTTCAATTTTTTCTCGTATATTGCTAATATGCATCATAATCGTGCTATCCTCATGAGCATAATAGTCTTCCCAGACGGATTCATATATCTTTTTACGTGTAAAAACACGCCCCGGTTGTTCTAGCAATAAGCTAACGATCTTATATTCTGTTGAAGTTAGTAAGACCTCCCGACCGCTACACATGAGCTTGCATTGCATTCGATCAAGTATGAGTTCACCAATAATTACCTTCTCGTTCTCTTGCGGTTGTGTGCCCACCGCATCGAAGTGGTAGACTCTTCGCAGTAGCGCTTGAGCACGTGCAACAACTTCTAGCGGATTAAATGGCTTGGAAATATAATCATCTGCTCCCAATCCAAGACCTAGAATTTTGTCGTGATGTTGACTCTTAGCAGATAAGAATAGCACAGGTAACTGATGGGCTTCTCGAATTTTTTTAATTAATTGCAGTCCATCTATACCGGGCATCATAATATCAAGGATAGCCAGGTCTATTTGGCGGCTTTGTACAATCGATATCGCTTCAAGCCCATCCCTTGCTGTAATCACCTTATAATCTTGCTCTAAATACAATTGCAGTAATTCTGTTATTTCCGGTTCGTCATCAGCAATCAAAATGTTATAAAGCATATTCCCGCCATCTTCCTAAGTTTCCCATTATGAAAATATAAGCAAATCATAAATAGATATTGAATAATCATTATACTGTTGCAATCTAAAATTGTCTTAAGTGTAACCTAAAGATTGTCTAAAGATTCGTTAAAAACCGTTGATAAACGACTTTATTCCTAATTATTTTAACAGAATTTGCTTTTAGGCAACAAAGGCATTTAAGATAACATTATTATAGTCAAAGGAGTCCATAACATGAACAACCAACTTCAAGTTAATATCGGCAACATTTTAATTGCTAAAGAAGTGATTGCAAAGATCATTGGAATAGCTATTCAAGAAACACCTGGCATAGCAGGCGTGCTAGCGGGGAAAAAATCTGTCAGTAGTAAAAATTTTTATAAAGCAGTAGATATAAAACTGAACCAAAAAGAGGTGGAGATTGGTCTGCGTGTGATTATCATGTATGGAATCTCTCTTCCTGAAGTTTCTCGATTGCTTCAGGCAAATGTGAAAAAGGCAGTTGAAGAGATGACAGGACTTCTCGTAGTAAACGTTTCTATCGACATCGCAGGACTTGCTTCTAAAGAGGACAATATATAAAGAGTCGGATGACAAATTAAAATCACTCTATCAAGCAAGTATCCAATTAACAATAGAATCCCGACCCCATAATAAGGGTCAGGATTCTATTAGATTATGAGCCACATAATCATTCTGCATCATCCATACTGTGTATAGTCTTCCAGCGATGATTGTACTTCTCCAGCTTCGGATGTAACGTGACTGGCTCTGATGAAAGAATCAACCTAATCTTTACAATCCACTCCTCAAAAGAAGTAAAGGAAGCAAATAAGTTAGCCATCTCTGGTGTTAGATACAAGAAATGTGGCGCCGGATACATATGGGTCAAATGACGAAGAGCAGATTCTATGGGTGTATATTTTTTACGTTTACTTTCCCATCCTTCCATAACAACAACGGAATGATCTAGCCCACTTGTCCATAAGTTCAGCCGCTTCTCACGCTTGTAAAGTGCGCTTACTTCATCTTGTGGGGACATACGTCTCAACGTCTCTTCGTGAAGTGGATATAGAACGAGCTTCGTGAAGGAATGCTTCATTGTCGTCTGAAGTGCAGCTTCTAACTCATCGTCTGTCGTGTGTTCAAAAGAGTCGTAGAACACCAACGTTCCCTTACGTTTCTCTATCGGTGGCACATATCCATACGGTACAGTTTGTATATTACGTGTCATTCTGACTTCCCTCCTACCTGTAACGTATACCTCTAGTGTGACCAACAATACATGAAGTATAACAAAAGGCATCTTTATAATAAACCATATAATGGATTATGATTTAACAGAATAACAAAGCATAAATGAAGAGACAGGCACTAGAATCGTACAGAATACGGCAATAAGCATCGGATCATTGGAGTGCATCCCCAGCATTGGCCCCATTAACCCTGACATGATTCCACTGGTTACTCCCGCTACCAATGTCTGATAATCAATAAGCGAACCGAATAGAACTCCAATAAGGACAGCAAGTAAAGTCGTTGCAATCGTAACCACAGACGAACTTTGATGATATTGAGCTCCGAGGACCGCTCCTATGGCCAAACCATAGACACCGCTTGTTGTCATCGCAATATTCATGCCTAAGTGATAACCAATAATCTTCCTAAGTTTATTTAGATAAATGTAAGCTATCAGACCACTCCCTATAATAACCGCCAAGAACACCCACCACATATTTCCAAGCATCAAATTCCCCCTTTTACATTAACATTATGCTATTAGGGCACCTAACCATTCTTCTTTATGCAAAAAGAGCAGAAGACAGAATTTTTTAGGGTGGTTACTTTTTTATTCATATAGATTATAATTGCAGAATAACTAAGTGAGAAAGGAGGCAAAAAGCGATGGAAAATGTGTTCATACATGTAGAGTTTGGAAAAAATATGAAAATTTCTGGAGATGTGGTAACTATGGGGACCCGTCTGCCCTTTTATAAGCAAATATTTGAAAAAAAATCATATGAAAATAACAACCGGAAGCTTTTTGCCACTTTATATTAATATGTGCAAAAACGAATGTACCTAATTAGTTTGCAATTAAATGCAACGTAATGACTAGGCGCCGGTTCTATATACGGCCCCTTTTTTTTGTGTGCTAAAGGTGAAATTTATAAACAATATAATACAAAAATGGAATCAAGTTAAACAAACCTGTGTTTAGTTTAGTAGTACAAATTAAAATAATTATGGGGTGAGGATTTTGGTGAAATCCATAGATTTAGCCTCCTAAAATAACAACACACAATTTTAGGAGGTAAACATAATGAAATTTAATATAAAATCTAAAGAATTTAGAACATCACAAAAACAAATGTCTACAAGGCTCTTAATGATGATACTCGTTCTATCTTCACTTGTGGCTGCTATAACGGTTGATATAGTCAATCCAGTTCTTCCTCTTATAAGCGAAGATTTAGAAGCCTCGAAAGCTCAAGTTAGTTGGGTGATAAGTGGTGTAGCACTTGTACTTGCTATTGGAGTTCCCCTTTATGGCCGTATGTCGGACTTCTTTGAGTTGCGGAAGCTGTTCTCTTTTGCCATTTTGATATTGGCGATTGGAAGTCTTATCTGTGCTCTTGCTCCTAACCTTCCCTTATTGGTTTTGGGACGAATGGTTCAAGGGGCTGGAATGTCAGCTATACCCGTTCTTTCAGTCGTCGCCATTTCGAAGGTTTTTCCAAAAGGACAACGAGGGGGCGCTCTGGGCACCATAGCAGGATGTATTGGTGTCGGAACAGCTGCGGGTCCGATTTTTGGAGGAGTGGTCGGTCAATTTTTAGGTTGGCAATCTCTGTTCTGGTTCACGTTTTTGTTGTCCATAATTATCGTTCTTGGTGCACTTTATGCGCTACCGACGATCACACCGACGGTAGCGGATGGGAAGCATCGAAGATTTGATCTCATCGGTGGGGTTTTGCTCGGACTTACAGTAGGTTTTCTTCTTTTTGGCATAACACAAGGAGAGACGGTGGGTTTTGCTTCGTTCTCTTCGTTAGGTAGTCTAATTGGCTCTCTATTGGCTTTGTTAGGGTTTATCTGGCGCCTTGTCACTGCAGAGAATCCATTTGTACCTCCTGTCCTGTTCAAAAATAAGTTTTATGTGAATTCGGTCATTGTAGCCTTTTTTTCTATGTTTGCCTATTTCTCAGTTCTTGTTTTCGTTCCATTGCTAGTCGTAGAAGTGAATGGTCTCTCCCCTGGAGAAGCGGGAATGACACTATTGCCGGGAGGTGCGGCTGTGGCGATTCTTTCGCCTTTAGTTGGTCGTATTTCTGATCGGGTGGGGACTAAACGTCCGATTATTGCAGGACTAACAATAATGGGAATTTCAACTCTATTCTTATCGACATTTGCTTCTGGAGCTTCTCCCTTTTTGGTTTCACTGGGAGTCCTAGGCGTAGGTATTGCTTGTGCGTTTACGAATTCCCCCGCCAATAACGCTGCGGTAAGTGCGCTTAGGAAAGAACAAGTCGGAGTAGGAATGGGAATATTTCAAGGTGCCTTGTACCTTGGAGCAGGTACAGGAGCTGGAATTATTGGGGCATTATTATCAGCTCGACGAGAAGCTGATAACTCCATAAATCCCTTATATGTGCTGGACGCTGTATCATACTCAGATGCATTCCTAGCAGCGACAGCCGCTGTGATCATCGCCCTGATAGCCGCACTCGGGTTGCGTAGCGAAAGTCAGTAGTAGCATAGCCATTTCGTGATTTTGTTATTGCTTTAGATACTCCTCCGTAGTCAACACTTTGTTTTTATGGAACATAAAGCCTAGTTTTTCGGTGTTAAAATCGAGAAACTAGGCTTTTTATATTTAACTATCTTAGGGTTGTAAATTTCACAAGAAAGAATTGTTCATATTGAATGGTTAGAACGCTATGTTGTCTCAACTATTATGTATTAGGATATACTTATATCGTACACAAAAAAACTAGAAATAGAGGGCATTACATCATGATGTTTCATATAACGTACATATCAGAGGGGTTGAAGGTAAAGGGATATCTTTGCTTACCTCATGGCTACAAAATCCCTGTGTCGGATTTACAGACATGCATAGAATCGTTCTATCCTTCCGTAGAATTACCCATAACCCAGCTCGCGAGCTCTATAGAACCAGACAAGCAAGATATCAAGAAGCACAAATGGCCAGTGCTTATGTATTGCCGTGGTGGCATTGGACGAGTTGGAAGTGTCAAGACACAGTGGCTTGAGCAATTTGCTAATTACGGACACATCATCTTTGCGCCTTCTTATCGTGGAACAGAAGGCGGTGAAGGTCGAGATGAATTCGGTGGACAAGATAAAGAAGATGTTTTGTCTGCTTACCGTTTGATAAGTAGCCTTCCCTTTGTTGATCCAGATCGAATATCCGTAATGGGCTTCTCACGAGGAGCCATCAATGCAACTCAAACGGTTACCGATATCACTCAAGTTAACACATGTATCCTGTGGAGTGGGGTGTCCGACCTAGCACAAACCTATGAAGAACGTGTTGATTTACGTAAAATGCTGAAACGCGTCATCGGAGGATCACCTATGAAGGTTCCAGACTCTTATCATGCCCGTTCCCCTATCGCCATGGCTGAGCAAATCCGATGTCCTATTCTTATTATTCATGGTACGCAAGATACTCAAGTTGACTACAGTCAAGGCCTACAGATGGCTAACAAACTTCAAGAGGTCGGTGCAAATGTTACGCTACATAAATATGAAGGCTTAGGACATCATTTCCCTCTGGCAATTCATAAAGTAGCCATAGAACGCATGTTTGAATGGATAAACCGCTCTTCAACATGATTTATTCAACCTTACTTCGCTGAGGAACCGAAATCTGTAATTTTCAAGTTAACATCGTACGTAATATCTGACTGACTAAAAGTCTCGTCCCACTCCTTTTTAACCTTTTTCCAAACCTTAGGGTGTTGTATGCGAAGTTTATCACGGAATCCCGCAACATCCACACGGTAATCCTCTTGCAACTTATGAACAGTTTTATGTAACGTATCTTTTAATTCTTGTTCGAAATAGCCCTCTGCTTCTTTCAAAAATTCGTTGTCTGTAGGAACTTGTTCTGTATCCCAGTTCTCAATTAACCGACCTTCAGATTGTATACTCACATGAAAAGAGATATCGTTTCCTTGTACCTTTGATTTAATTTTGGTTTTTGCAGATTTGATTTCATAAGCAAGAACTTCACCCGACTTATCATACGCTTTGATTACCCCACCTTTTATTTCTCCCTTAATCCAAGTCAGTCCTTCGACCTCGTGCTCATTTAAAGTTCCGATCCATTTATTAATTTTCCCTTTAATAATACCAGCCCCAGCGAATTCAGTTTCCCCTTTGGCAGAAACCAGATTTTGCAAAACAAAACTTGATCCTGAGTTCATGATTCCATCTAATTTAGTAAGAATCATAGGTGCCAATATTTTATTGTTTCTAAATTGATTCTCTACCATACTTCTGAGATGGAACGAGGGAATGTCTCCGGATTGACTTGAATTTAGAGCTTCGCTAGCTTTTCCGTCACTTATTAATACAAGACAACTGGGTCTAATATCGTTATCTCGCAAAATAAATTTTAATAGCTTGTCTAAATCCATTTTACGCGAAAGCTCAGAAGAGATTACAATAACTTTCAAATGATGTCCGATAATGGGGCGATACCGCCTAAGAGAATACTGACGGTATAATTGAAAGATCGAATCTCCTGTTTCCTCTGTGTTCAAATACATCGAGGAGGATTTTGAAGAGCCCATTTGTTGTTCTTTTTTCCCTTTAAGAACAGGTACAGTTTGGATCGTTACTGTTATGAGGTCCTTTTTAGGATAACTATCGCCTTCTTCAGCCAATTCTTGTTCTAATTCAGACTCCTCGCCAACATCAAGTGCTAGCCCTACGTTAACACTCAGATCTTCAATCTCCTTATTACCCCAGCATCCAGTTAGACAGAGTACGAATAGGATGGAAAGTGCAAATAAGAAATAGCGTTTCATGCTATTCATCTTCCTTCACAGCTCCTTTTTTGAAGATTTTTGTAATTAGGAGAAGGAGTACAGGCAATAACATGAACAAATAAGACATAATTCCAATGAAATCAC
The nucleotide sequence above comes from Paenibacillus sp. IHBB 10380. Encoded proteins:
- a CDS encoding sensor histidine kinase is translated as MKRLWNYRGERQLQTSLTFDFFWFNFLLLLLMAGIFIIVMVDLDFRVKSDRILDPDLKFEAKFYVNDTEDLIETNRLVKSGGWLEELDEERRVIKVQGIKQDDLNQYSESELLAQLENRSEQLYYYSLAVLDQNETSRYLILKMPRENVGITVQDVQSNSESVPPFYLYLFVWIGLMLLLIFVYSYWVARRINKPLNQISKGLNRMIEGDYSTRISLEAEKEFIQIRDTFNYMAGVIEETSAEKKHAEESKQRLIVDLSHDLKTPITSIQGFAQALYEGRVEDHERQQRYLSYIYHKSIQVTRLIHNMLDLLKTDSPDYLVKIERNEMNDFLREVVADIYGDIEQKKFILELNIPNERVYAVYDSELLSSVIRNLIANALTHNPTGTCLRLELISFDDDVVIEIADTGVGIPKQLRSTMFEPFVRGDESRTGNIGTGLGLSIAMRNTEKMGGTLELREHSKEVTLFTIRLKKN
- a CDS encoding response regulator transcription factor; this encodes MLYNILIADDEPEITELLQLYLEQDYKVITARDGLEAISIVQSRQIDLAILDIMMPGIDGLQLIKKIREAHQLPVLFLSAKSQHHDKILGLGLGADDYISKPFNPLEVVARAQALLRRVYHFDAVGTQPQENEKVIIGELILDRMQCKLMCSGREVLLTSTEYKIVSLLLEQPGRVFTRKKIYESVWEDYYAHEDSTIMMHISNIREKIERDPKQPVYLKTIRGLGYKIEAPMEL
- a CDS encoding Asp23/Gls24 family envelope stress response protein translates to MNNQLQVNIGNILIAKEVIAKIIGIAIQETPGIAGVLAGKKSVSSKNFYKAVDIKLNQKEVEIGLRVIIMYGISLPEVSRLLQANVKKAVEEMTGLLVVNVSIDIAGLASKEDNI
- a CDS encoding MFS transporter; its protein translation is MKFNIKSKEFRTSQKQMSTRLLMMILVLSSLVAAITVDIVNPVLPLISEDLEASKAQVSWVISGVALVLAIGVPLYGRMSDFFELRKLFSFAILILAIGSLICALAPNLPLLVLGRMVQGAGMSAIPVLSVVAISKVFPKGQRGGALGTIAGCIGVGTAAGPIFGGVVGQFLGWQSLFWFTFLLSIIIVLGALYALPTITPTVADGKHRRFDLIGGVLLGLTVGFLLFGITQGETVGFASFSSLGSLIGSLLALLGFIWRLVTAENPFVPPVLFKNKFYVNSVIVAFFSMFAYFSVLVFVPLLVVEVNGLSPGEAGMTLLPGGAAVAILSPLVGRISDRVGTKRPIIAGLTIMGISTLFLSTFASGASPFLVSLGVLGVGIACAFTNSPANNAAVSALRKEQVGVGMGIFQGALYLGAGTGAGIIGALLSARREADNSINPLYVLDAVSYSDAFLAATAAVIIALIAALGLRSESQ
- a CDS encoding alpha/beta hydrolase family protein — encoded protein: MMFHITYISEGLKVKGYLCLPHGYKIPVSDLQTCIESFYPSVELPITQLASSIEPDKQDIKKHKWPVLMYCRGGIGRVGSVKTQWLEQFANYGHIIFAPSYRGTEGGEGRDEFGGQDKEDVLSAYRLISSLPFVDPDRISVMGFSRGAINATQTVTDITQVNTCILWSGVSDLAQTYEERVDLRKMLKRVIGGSPMKVPDSYHARSPIAMAEQIRCPILIIHGTQDTQVDYSQGLQMANKLQEVGANVTLHKYEGLGHHFPLAIHKVAIERMFEWINRSST
- a CDS encoding Ger(x)C family spore germination protein, which produces MNSMKRYFLFALSILFVLCLTGCWGNKEIEDLSVNVGLALDVGEESELEQELAEEGDSYPKKDLITVTIQTVPVLKGKKEQQMGSSKSSSMYLNTEETGDSIFQLYRQYSLRRYRPIIGHHLKVIVISSELSRKMDLDKLLKFILRDNDIRPSCLVLISDGKASEALNSSQSGDIPSFHLRSMVENQFRNNKILAPMILTKLDGIMNSGSSFVLQNLVSAKGETEFAGAGIIKGKINKWIGTLNEHEVEGLTWIKGEIKGGVIKAYDKSGEVLAYEIKSAKTKIKSKVQGNDISFHVSIQSEGRLIENWDTEQVPTDNEFLKEAEGYFEQELKDTLHKTVHKLQEDYRVDVAGFRDKLRIQHPKVWKKVKKEWDETFSQSDITYDVNLKITDFGSSAK